Proteins encoded within one genomic window of Komagataella phaffii GS115 chromosome 3, complete sequence:
- a CDS encoding Membrane anchor subunit of succinate dehydrogenase (Sdh1p, Sdh2p, Sdh3p, Sdh4p), giving the protein MLRLNPILTRRSLFRPQVFSRCISLKPDFSKLKLKEQPPGYVVGTVNDAYVPPEPDHFHGGYHWTYEKIITIAMIPLFITPFAAGAEYPLVDSIFSVLLVFHCRAGFESCIIDYIPKRVYGVWHKMALYLLDAATGLSLYGVYVLETENNGIFDLIQKLWGA; this is encoded by the coding sequence ATGCTCAGATTGAACCCAATTTTAACTCGCAGAAGCCTATTCAGACCACAAGTGTTTTCAAGGTGCATCTCGTTGAAGCCAGATTTCTCAAAGCTAAAGTTGAAGGAGCAACCTCCCGGTTACGTAGTTGGAACAGTCAATGACGCATATGTTCCTCCAGAACCTGACCATTTCCACGGTGGTTACCATTGGACCTatgaaaaaatcatcaCAATTGCAATGATTCCTTTATTTATAACACCTTTTGCTGCAGGAGCGGAGTATCCTCTGGTTGACTCCATATTCAGCGTGCTGCTTGTGTTCCATTGCAGAGCAGGATTCGAGTCTTGTATCATTGACTATATCCCGAAGCGAGTGTACGGAGTTTGGCACAAGATGGCCTTGTACTTGTTGGATGCTGCTACAGGTCTTAGTTTGTATGGTGTTTACGTTTTGGAAACGGAAAATAATGGTATatttgatttgattcaGAAATTGTGGGGTGCTTAA
- a CDS encoding Subunit of the RES complex, with the protein MSLQDYLDSKYGKSKSKKRDKSLKPKPKSSIQKPTKPAKPENATIYRDLSGNVLSHEEMLEQQRQKSQQEKQKAKEASEKLRNMNLPEVTQTATKRVAPPSYVDDPLLAFSPDKVKSLQKDRYISQTGRKLYKSSFPDNRFSIMPGYRWDGIDRSNGWEQKVFKTTALRQEKKVLSYTMQDDY; encoded by the coding sequence ATGTCACTACAGGACTACCTGGATTCCAAATATGGCAAATCCAAGTCCAAGAAAAGGGATAAATCACTGAAGCCGAAACCCAAGTCGTCGATACAAAAACCCACAAAACCTGCAAAACCCGAGAATGCCACTATTTATAGAGACTTATCAGGAAACGTCCTCTCTCATGAGGAAATGCTAGAACAACAGAGACAGAAATCACAGCAAGAAAAACAGaaagccaaagaagcatctgaaaaattacGCAATATGAATCTCCCCGAGGTTACTCAAACGGCCACTAAAAGAGTAGCTCCGCCAAGCTATGTAGATGACCCGTTGCTAGcattttctccagataAAGTCAAGTCGCTGCAAAAAGACCGTTACATCTCACAGACAGGCCGTAAACTATACAAATCTTCTTTCCCGGACAATCGTTTCTCTATAATGCCAGGGTATAGATGGGACGGAATTGATAGGTCTAATGGCTGGGAgcaaaaagttttcaagacGACTGCTCTAAGGcaggagaagaaagttcttAGTTATACAATGCAGGATGATTATTAG
- a CDS encoding Evolutionarily-conserved 5'-3' exonuclease component of cytoplasmic processing (P) bodies produces the protein MGIPKFFRYISERWPMISEPIEDSQIAEFDNLYLDMNSILHNCTHSNDGSVDLMKEEEMFSAIFAYIEHLFTLIKPGKTFFMAIDGVAPRAKMNQQRSRRFRTAIEAEKSVEIAQKNGLITSKDENFDSNCITPGTEFMAKVTTNLKFFIHQKISSDAKWQKVQVILSGHEVPGEGEHKIMDYIRFLKAQEGYDPNTRHCIYGLDADLIMLGLVIHDPHFAILREEVVFGRGSKASSTDVSEQQFYLLHLSLLREYLALEFKDLEDQIKFDYDLERILDDFIFIMYVIGNDFLPNLPDLHINKGAFPRLLATIKETMIDSDGYLQEGGVINMERFGLWLDHLSQFELQNFEQVDVDVEWFNKQLENISLDGERKRERAGRKLLLRRQQELISKLRPWILEFYSSRDNIYSAHDDDSLIPTLQLDTELMEEEIKLPFIKQFALDVGFFIVHSKSQNTYHAKIDIDGINVNESDEEFEARVLYIRKKIKEYENSIFVEDENTLEEQKNIYDTKFVNWKNKYYKEKFGFTLSDTEDILKLTESYIQGLQWVLFYYYRGVPSWQWYYPYYYAPRISDIKLGIKACLEFDKGTPFKPFEQLMAVLPARSKQLVPACYRPLMTDPNSPIIEFYPDEVEIDKNGKTASWEAVVKINFVDEKRLLEALEPYNSKLNAEERQRNSLGTNIEFSYHPQVNQVHSSPIPTIFPDITEDHCYEIVVEFDKLHSSTYAKPMKGAKQGINLLAGFPTLKTIPFTSQLMLAECHIFNQPTKSESMILSTQNPFEGLTVEQFAAQNLGQTIYVNWPYLKEAKVVAVSDGLNVFEPGNKSIRTTRMESSEVSEFASDVRYISETLFKRKGVLLVNYTEEELQGTPEPRRSPHNDDAIQGIVFVKKVNGVIRTRSGAYVKTYSDKIEKYPINLLVDDVVNKDRRLLEKPPVPLEEEFPKGTTLISLGAFAYGTPATVVDHQNDLMTVRFVNQPIKHEFNYGEIQAQREAHTNVYYPSFKVAKIVGITALALSRITSSYRIVNGAKKTVNIGLDLKFEGRKLKVLGYTKRNEKHWSYSALAVNLLQQYQKRFPSVFKIISLRNDSSIPEAKELFPQVPASQVDEKVNELVAWVKEQKKSFVVATLESESLTKVSIGKIEQEVIKFVSKPHEHIPQKGLKGVPREATLDISNSSQFLSKQTFNLGDRVIYVEDSGKVPNFSKGTVIGVRSVGTKVTLNVLFDLPLLSGNTFDGRLATPRGVTVDSSLVLNLTKRQLIYHDRKPAKKEGKPGVKKTSQDSKKQTVKLQNGSGKAKQAQDAELSVTTTPVPVPAANTAPVTASVQATSVVTATVPTSKPSNNSEDEHELLRLLKGNKDSSESQGSQEPLARTSIQQIYGTVFNQVLSAQPQLQPVRGFSNPVPETPVNGVQANEQHSDSTPQNHSRDENQGRGRGRGRGNRRGRGRGRGKGGQ, from the coding sequence ATGGGTATTCCAAAGTTTTTTCGGTACATCTCTGAGAGATGGCCGATGATATCTGAGCCAATAGAAGACAGCCAAATTGCCGAGTTTGATAACCTGTATCTGGACATGAACTCAATTCTTCATAATTGTACACATAGTAACGATGGATCAGTTGATttaatgaaagaagaagagatgTTCAGTGCTATTTTTGCTTACATTGAACATCTTTTCACTTTGATCAAACCTGGAAAGACGTTTTTCATGGCCATTGATGGTGTTGCTCCTAGAGCAAAGATGAACCAGCAACGATCTAGAAGATTCAGGACGGCCATTGAGGCAGAAAAAAGTGTAGAGATAGCCCAAAAGAATGGACTCATTACTAGCAAAGACGAGAATTTTGACAGTAACTGTATCACTCCTGGAACGGAGTTTATGGCCAAGGTTACCACTAACttgaagtttttcatcCACCAGAAAATCTCTTCAGATGCAAAATGGCAGAAAGTCCAGGTTATTCTCAGTGGACATGAAGTCCCCGGAGAAGGAGAGCACAAAATTATGGACTATATTCGTTTTTTGAAGGCTCAAGAGGGGTATGATCCGAATACGAGACATTGTATTTACGGGCTGGATGCAGACTTGATCATGTTGGGATTGGTCATTCACGATCCTCATTTTGCCATCTTGAGAGAAGAGGTTGTGTTCGGAAGAGGATCCAAGGCCTCGTCAACAGATGTGTCAGAACAGCAATTCTACCTTCTACATCTCTCCTTGTTACGTGAATACCTTGCTCTTgagttcaaagatttaGAAGACCAGATAAAGTTTGATTATGACTTAGAGAGAATCTTGGACGATTTTATTTTTATCATGTATGTTATTGGAAATGATTTCTTACCCAACTTACCTGACTTGCATATCAACAAAGGTGCCTTCCCCAGACTCTTAGCAACgatcaaagaaaccatGATAGATTCGGATGGATATCTCCAAGAAGGAGGTGTCATCAATATGGAACGATTCGGTCTGTGGCTTGACCACTTGTCACAATTTGagcttcaaaattttgagcAGGTCGACGTGGATGTAGAATGGTTTAACAAGCAGCTAGAGAACATATCCCTAGATGGTGAGCGAAAGAGGGAAAGAGCTGGAAGAAAGTTGTTGCTTAGACGTCAACAGGAattaatttcaaaacttaGACCATGGATTCTCGAGTTTTATTCATCAAGAGACAATATATATTCTGCTCATGATGATGACTCCTTAATTCCAACTTTGCAATTGGACACCGAATTgatggaagaagaaatcaagttACCCTTCATAAAGCAGTTTGCACTTGATGTTGGTTTCTTTATTGTGCACAGCAAATCTCAGAATACGTACCATGCTAAGATAGACATTGATGGTATAAATGTCAATgaatctgatgaagaatttgaagcTCGTGTCTTGTATATcaggaagaagatcaaagaaTATGAAAACTCaatttttgttgaagatgaaaacaCTTTAGAGGAACAAAAGAACATTTATGATACCAAGTTCGTCAACTGGAAAAACAAATattacaaagaaaagtttggaTTTACTCTTTCTGACACAGAGGACATTTTGAAGTTGACGGAGTCGTATATTCAGGGTCTTCAATGGGTTTTGTTCTACTATTATCGAGGAGTTCCTTCTTGGCAATGGTACTATCCTTATTACTATGCTCCTAGAATCTCTGACATCAAATTAGGGATTAAGGCTTGCCTGGAGTTTGACAAAGGTACACCGTTCAAGCCATTTGAACAATTAATGGCTGTCCTTCCTGCAAGATCAAAACAGTTAGTTCCTGCTTGTTATAGACCGTTGATGACCGATCCAAACTCTCCCATTATTGAATTTTACCCTGATGAGGTTGAAATTGACAAGAATGGAAAGACTGCCTCTTGGGAGGCTGTTGTTAAAATCAACTTTGTCGATGAAAAACGACTATTAGAGGCACTGGAACCGTATAATAGTAAGTTGAATGCTGAAGAACGTCAAAGAAACTCTTTGGGCACGAATATCGAGTTTAGCTATCATCCTCAAGTGAATCAAGTTCATTCTTCCccaattccaacaataTTCCCAGATATCACTGAGGATCACTGCTACGAAATAGTGGTCGAATTTGACAAGCTGCACTCTTCAACTTATGCTAAACCTATGAAAGGTGCCAAACAAGGTATAAATCTATTGGCTGGATTCCCAACTTTGAAGACCATTCCCTTCACTTCGCAGCTCATGTTAGCGGAATGCCATATTTTTAACCAGCCAACAAAATCGGAATCGATGATTCTAAGTACACAGAATCCGTTTGAAGGACTCACTGTAGAGCAGTTTGCTGCTCAGAATTTGGGCCAAACAATCTATGTCAACTGGCCttatttgaaagaggcCAAAGTTGTTGCAGTTTCTGACGGTTTGAACGTTTTTGAGCCTGGAAACAAGTCTATCCGAACGACTCGTATGGAAAGCTCTGAAGTCTCAGAATTTGCCAGTGACGTTCGCTATATCAGTGAGACGCTATTCAAGAGAAAAGGTGTTTTACTGGTGAACTACACTGAGGAAGAGTTGCAAGGAACACCTGAGCCTCGTAGATCCCCTCACAATGACGATGCGATCCAAGGAATTGTGTTTGTAAAGAAAGTGAATGGTGTTATTCGCACTAGATCGGGTGCCTATGTGAAGACATACAGTGACAAGATTGAGAAATACCCTATTAATTTGCTTGTTGACGACGTGGTTAACAAGGATCGTCGATTATTAGAAAAACCTCCTGTGCCattagaagaagaattcCCAAAGGGTACTACTCTCATAAGTTTGGGAGCTTTTGCTTACGGAACTCCTGCTACTGTTGTTGACCACCAAAATGACTTAATGACCGTCAGATTCGTAAACCAGCCAATTAAGCATGAATTTAACTATGGTGAGATTCAAGCACAAAGGGAGGCACACACCAATGTGTATTATCCCTCCTTTAAAGTTGCCAAAATCGTTGGAATTACGGCGCTAGCCTTGTCCAGAATAACCTCTTCCTATAGAATAGTTAATGGAGCTAAGAAAACTGTTAACATCGGATTAgatttgaagtttgaaggaagaaagtTAAAGGTTCTGGGATACACTAAAAGAAACGAGAAACATTGGTCATACAGCGCTTTGGCTGTAAACTTGCTGCAACAATATCAGAAACGTTTCCCATCTGTTTTTAAGATAATTTCTCTCCGAAatgattcttcaattccTGAAGCCAAAGAACTGTTTCCTCAAGTCCCCGCTAGCCAAGTGGATGAAAAAGTCAATGAACTTGTGGCTTGGGTTaaagaacaaaagaaaagcttTGTTGTTGCAACATTGGAGTCTGAGTCTTTGACCAAGGTTAGTATCGGAAAGATTGAACAGGAAGTGATTAAGTTTGTTTCAAAACCACATGAACATATTCCCCAAAAGGGTTTGAAAGGAGTTCCTCGTGAGGCTACTCTGGATATCAGCAACTCTTCTCAATTTCTTTCCAAGCAGACTTTTAATCTAGGAGACAGAGTGATCTACGTAGAAGATTCTGGTAAGGTACCCAACTTCAGTAAAGGTACAGTTATTGGGGTTCGAAGTGTCGGTACGAAAGTGACTTTGAACGTATTGTTTGACTTGCCATTGCTCTCTGGTAATACCTTTGATGGAAGACTTGCAACCCCCAGGGGTGTCACTGTTGATAGTTCATTGGTATTGAACTTAACAAAGCGTCAATTGATTTACCACGATAGGAAACCCGCTAAGAAAGAAGGTAAGCCTGGAGTTAAGAAGACATCTCAGGACTCCAAAAAGCAAACAGTGAAGTTGCAGAACGGTTCAGGTAAGGCCAAACAGGCACAAGATGCTGAACTGTCAGTCACTACGACACCTGTTCCGGTTCCTGCCGCTAACACTGCACCAGTTACTGCATCTGTACAGGCTACCTCGGTGGTTACTGCTACCGTTCCAACTTCTAAACCTTCAAACAACTCTGAGGACGAACATGAATTACTTCGCTTACTGAAAGGTAACAAGGACAGTAGTGAATCGCAAGGCTCTCAAGAGCCTCTTGCCCGGACTTCTATCCAGCAAATTTACGGAACGGTGTTCAATCAAGTGTTGAGCGCTCAACCTCAGTTGCAGCCTGTCAGAGGCTTCTCAAATCCGGTACCTGAAACCCCTGTAAATGGAGTCCAAGCGAATGAACAACACTCTGATTCTACCCCTCAAAATCATTCTAGGGATGAAAACCAAGGAAGAGGTCGTGGTAGAGGCAGAGGAAatagaagaggaagaggtCGAGGTAGAGGCAAAGGAGGACAGTAA
- a CDS encoding Subunit of the Nsp1p-Nup57p-Nup49p-Nic96p subcomplex of the nuclear pore complex (NPC) codes for MFGNSNKNPANSGGMFGNASGSNVGAFGGSSSGNTGGLFGAKPATNTNNTGGLFGNNASTNSGGNSGGLFGSTNASGSTNTGGMFGNNSGNTNTNQSGSLFGANTNTGNTQSQGLFGGNTASNSNQSGGLFGGNASNTQSKGLFGGNTNTNSNTQQGGLFGGNSGNTQSGGLFGTNSNNTQSGGLFGGSNTANSNAQTGGGLFGNANKPAQSGFSGSNNPSGNTGGLFGSNNTNANTTTGSLFGNNTNSNAGGLFNSSNNNNSLLGNNAAPNNPNNASQPQITSLTRVTDLPDAYQKEIEQLDQYIQQQMDIAESLKDDQANHKELIESVPRDINFLENKYSSVSQAIHNDLNFVMSFKCKVLESFNDWVEKVIKLYLQLTNPVLLKEITNNDKTLNIKEAEPPNSAILHTFYVHKVKEIQQNIQKYHSVLQEIENAVDELDKVSSNGIDNSWDLIIQTLKEEFRLYLELANNLADVHHEIKRISV; via the coding sequence ATGTTTGGAAATTCCAACAAGAACCCCGCCAATTCAGGCGGTATGTTTGGAAACGCCTCAGGTAGCAATGTTGGGGCTTTTGGAGGTAGCTCCTCTGGTAACACTGGAGGCTTGTTTGGAGCAAAGCCTGCTACGAATACGAATAACACAGGAGGTTTGTTTGGAAATAATGCTAGTACAAATTCTGGAGGCAATAGCGGAGGATTGTTTGGCAGTACGAACGCTTCAGGTAGTACCAATACAGGCGGTATGTTTGGAAACAATTCTGGTAATACCAACACGAATCAGTCAGGTAGCTTATTTGGCGCCAACACCAACACGGGAAATACTCAATCGCAAGGATTGTTTGGTGGGAATACTGCTAGCAACAGCAATCAATCAGGAGGGTTGTTTGGGGGAAATGCTAGTAATACTCAATCGAAAGGACTCTTTGGAGGTAACACCAACACTAACTCTAACACTCAACAGGGAGGATTATTTGGAGGAAATTCTGGTAACACACAATCAGGAGGGCTATTTGGAACCAATTCAAATAACACACAATCGGGTGGTCTTTTTGGAGGCAGCAATACTGCAAATAGTAATGCCCAAACTGGAGGGGGGTTGTTTGGAAATGCCAATAAACCTGCACAAAGTGGTTTCTCAGGCTCAAATAATCCGAGTGGTAACACTGGAGGTCTTTTTGGGAGCAATAATACGAACGCTAATACAACTACAGGGAGTCTATTTGGAAACAATACTAACAGTAATGCTGGTGGGCTTTTCAATTCAAGTAATAACAATAATAGTTTACTGGGCAACAATGCAGCACCCAACAACCCTAACAATGCTTCTCAACCACAGATAACATCCCTTACGAGAGTCACGGATCTACCAGATGCctatcaaaaagaaatagaaCAACTTGATCAGTACATTCAGCAGCAAATGGACATCGCAGAGAGCTTGAAAGACGATCAAGCAAACCACAAAGAACTAATTGAATCAGTTCCAAGAGACATTAACTTCCTGGAAAACAAATATTCTTCTGTTAGTCAGGCCATTCATAATGATTTAAATTTTGTAATGTCTTTCAAGTGCAAGGTGTTAGAGTCATTTAACGACTGGGTAGAAAAGGTCATAAAGCTATACTTGCAACTGACGAACCCAGTTCTGCTCAAGGAGATCACTAATAACGATAAAACTCTGAACAtcaaagaagctgaacCACCCAATAGTGCTATACTTCACACTTTTTACGTACACAAAGTCAAAGAAATCCAACAGAATATTCAGAAGTATCATTCAGTTCTacaagaaattgagaatGCAGTTGATGAGCTTGATAAAGTTAGCAGCAATGGCATTGACAACAGTTGGGATCTAATCATTCAGACGcttaaagaagaatttcGACTTTATTTAGAGCTTGCTAACAACTTAGCTGACGTGCATCACGAGATCAAGCGGATATCAGTGTGA
- a CDS encoding Protein required for transport of flavin adenine dinucleotide (FAD) — translation MFDQPIFGIKSVEIISGLNAGLCSTLVNHPLDLIKLRLQLNSHQTSLSGGISSVVKDIVHLSTKNGKLDPKVLVKEFYRGITPNLVGNMASWALYFMCYNEYKTFFRNPTSSTYLMSGFLAGWSTSILTNPVWVLKTRMVATHHSTPEGYNSLWEGASQILKKEGISGFWKGLTPALLNVSQGALQFTLYDTLKDSLYPENQKVLSTYQYIYVSGISKIIATVAFYPLQVLRSRMQGFELLKNRQSMSHLVIEIITKEGVPGLYKGLVPNMMRVLPATCITLTVYENTKNLLNGTSNRKNNIDNN, via the coding sequence atGTTTGACCAACCCATCTTCGGTATCAAGTCCGTAGAGATTATTTCGGGACTTAATGCCGGACTTTGCTCTACCTTGGTCAATCATCCACTTGATCTGATCAAGTTGAGATTACAATTGAATTCCCATCAAACTTCCTTATCAGGGGGTATTAGTTCCGTTGtgaaagatattgttcATTTATCTaccaaaaatggaaaacttGACCCTAAAGTGCTAGTCAAGGAGTTTTACAGAGGAATCACTCCAAATTTGGTTGGAAATATGGCATCTTGGGCCTTATACTTTATGTGTTATAACGAATATAAAACGTTCTTCAGAAATCCAACGTCCTCAACGTATCTGATGAGTGGATTCTTAGCAGGATGGTCTACTTCAATCCTCACGAACCCTGTATGGGTGCTGAAGACGAGAATGGTTGCAACTCATCATTCTACCCCCGAGGGTTACAACTCGTTGTGGGAAGGTGCGTCGCAAATActcaagaaagaaggtATATCAGGATTCTGGAAGGGTCTTACACCGGCGTTATTAAACGTCTCCCAAGGGGCTCTACAGTTCACGTTATACGACACACTCAAGGACAGCCTGTATCCTGAAAACCAAAAGGTCCTTTCGACCTACCAGTACATCTATGTCAGTGGCATTTCCAAGATTATTGCTACAGTAGCATTCTATCCATTGCAAGTCTTACGCTCAAGAATGCAAGGCTTCGAATTGCTCAAAAATAGGCAGAGCATGTCTCATTTGGTGATTGAAATTATCACAAAAGAAGGCGTACCAGGACTTTATAAAGGGCTAGTCCCCAACATGATGAGGGTCCTCCCTGCCACTTGCATAACCTTAACGGTTTACGAAAACACGAAAAATCTTCTTAACGGTACATCGAATAGAAAAAACAATATCGATAATAATTAA
- a CDS encoding Protein required for cytochrome c oxidase assembly, with protein sequence MSANPGNKLSSWNPTPPQRGAFPLDHFGDCTEPMKKYMECLKLVKNDNAPNCRQLAKKYLDCRMNNELMDRVPWEDLGFNDEPKRKDAPVKQDAGTKEN encoded by the coding sequence ATGTCTGCAAATCCTGGAAACAAGCTTTCTTCCTGGAATCCAACACCTCCTCAAAGAGGGGCTTTCCCTTTAGATCATTTTGGGGATTGCACGGAaccaatgaaaaaatacatGGAatgtttgaaattggtaaaAAATGATAATGCTCCAAATTGTCGCcaattggcaaagaaatatttggaCTGTAGGATGAACAATGAGCTGATGGATAGAGTTCCGTGGGAGGATCTGGGGTTCAATGATGAGCCTAAGAGGAAGGATGCTCCAGTTAAACAAGATGCAGGAACAAAGGAAAATTGA
- a CDS encoding Protein involved in homologous recombination in mitochondria and in transcription regulation in nucl yields the protein MSTKLRSAKWIQKNGFAPQVFLFRNIETNQVLYSQLPHISNYQIKQQFWRPNWQDRKPQKRRDIWRCMAVADFHNYDNALKAYHALVELRYLRQVTKKEEAMAMRRRNKDGNIWFSAQFRPVHSQEAVADLSTVIDEFNMPSKIYWESLWRRGDEKYWNKDLTTHEEMDLRDPRFRTVVLNDIKEKSKAEIGLNQARAATSKLQ from the coding sequence ATGTCAACTAAGCTGCGTTCGGCCAAGTGGATTCAAAAGAACGGATTCGCTCCacaagtttttctttttcgaAACATTGAAACCAACCAGGTGTTATACTCTCAACTTCCTCATATCTCCAACTACCAAATCAAGCAACAATTCTGGAGACCCAACTGGCAAGACCGTAAACCACAGAAGAGACGTGACATTTGGAGATGTATGGCCGTAGCAGATTTTCACAATTATGACAATGCTCTCAAGGCTTACCATGCTTTGGTAGAACTTAGATATCTTAGACAAGTTACTAAGAAAGAGGAGGCAATGGCCATGAGAAGAAGGAACAAAGATGGTAATATCTGGTTCAGCGCCCAATTTAGACCCGTACATTCACAAGAAGCTGTTGCCGATCTCTCCACAGTGATAGATGAGTTTAACATGCCCTCAAAGATATATTGGGAAAGTTTGTGGAGACGAGGTGATGAAAAGTATTGGAATAAAGATCTGACAACCCATGAAGAGATGGATTTGAGAGATCCTAGGTTCCGTACTGTTGTCCTAAACGATATAAAGGAGAAGTCGAAGGCAGAGATTGGCCTGAACCAAGCACGAGCGGCAACATCAAAGCTACAATAG
- a CDS encoding Sphinganine C4-hydroxylase yields MDKFSQYIPKNTTGFLNQPYPPTSVVIRRPDLIQGVPDGILSLCVPIVLYWSYSTFFHIVDTYELAEKYRIHPSEEVLQRNKVTLRVVIQDVIVQHIIQTLVGLVFYKLDPVPTTGYEQREMWYLKQRLPPFFKWNDTIANLFVYYGYWYGLSATKIIIAFVIIDTWQFFLHRLMHVNKTLYRKFHSRHHKLYVPYAFGALFNDPFEGFLLDTVGAGLAAIFTGLTPRESMVLYGFSTLKTVDDHCGYSLPFDIFQIIFPNDSIYHDIHHQHFGIKSNFSQPFFTFWDKFFGTTFHGVDQYKQSQQKITLERYKEFLASRQKSRIQKQQQQHSKVERYSDSEDEPDHQKKEQ; encoded by the coding sequence ATGGACAAGTTCAGTCAGTATATCCCCAAAAACACGACCGGATTTCTCAACCAGCCATACCCTCCAACTTCGGTTGTGATCAGGCGGCCTGACTTGATTCAAGGCGTTCCTGACGGCATCTTAAGTCTCTGTGTTCCGATCGTATTGTACTGGAGCTATTCAACTTTCTTTCATATTGTGGACACTTACGAGTTGGCAGAGAAATACCGAATTCATCCGTCTGAAGAAGTTCTTCAACGTAACAAAGTCACGCTAAGGGTGGTAATCCAAGACGTCATTGTACAACACATTATTCAAACGTTAGTCGGTTTAGTTTTTTACAAGTTGGACCCTGTCCCCACTACGGGATAcgaacaaagagaaatgtGGTACTTGAAACAGAGACTGCCGccttttttcaaatggaaTGACACGATAGCAAACCTTTTTGTATATTATGGTTATTGGTATGGTTTATCTGCTACAAAAATTATCATTGCTTTCGTTATCATCGATACAtggcaattttttttgcaTCGTTTAATGCATGTGAATAAAACTTTATACCGAAAGTTTCATTCTCGTCATCACAAGCTGTATGTCCCGTACGCTTTTGGAGCCCTTTTCAATGACCCATTTGAAGGATTTCTCTTGGACACTGTTGGGGCAGGCCTAGCTGCCATATTCACAGGACTAACTCCCAGGGAGTCCATGGTTCTATATGGTTTTTCTACTCTTAAAACTGTGGATGACCACTGTGGATACTCTTTGCCTTTTGacattttccaaatcatATTCCCTAATGACTCCATTTATCACGATATCCATCACCAAcattttggaatcaaatcTAATTTTTCTCAACCATTTTTCACCTTTTGGGACAAGTTTTTTGGTACAACATTCCATGGGGTCGACCAATATAAGCAGTCTCAACAGAAGATCACTCTGGAAAGGTACAAAGAGTTCTTGGCCTCTAGACAGAAATCACGCattcaaaaacaacaacagcaacacTCCAAGGTTGAACGCTACAGCGACAGTGAAGATGAACCGGATcaccaaaagaaagaacagTAA